In Pseudorasbora parva isolate DD20220531a chromosome 9, ASM2467924v1, whole genome shotgun sequence, the following proteins share a genomic window:
- the palm1b gene encoding paralemmin 1b isoform X2, whose amino-acid sequence MSEALSQEERLRAISEKRKRDAEIENKRRQLEDDRRQLQHLKSKALRERWLLDGAPSSGEDEAQKQLQEDEAKTKLLEQTILRLEQEIDELESGVPLNKGDKQGNENAPDGPMKVENGIQQPSPNADQNSKKQITGIEAKLQCTNPDVAIENASAEHPVTMVFMGYKNVEDEAETKKALGIEETVKAEFVVIEDGENKCGNEGAKEDQAPPNGSASSPDKAQDEAKKEESKEEGNSKEKQPCKCCTVM is encoded by the exons ATGTCGGAAGCTTTGTCACAGGAAGAAAGACTTCGGGCCATTTCT GAGAAGAGAAAGAGGGATGCTGAGATTGAGAACAAAAGAAGACAACTGGAGGATGACCGTAGACAACTCCAGCATCTCAAG TCAAAGGCATTGAGAGAGAGATGGCTGTTGGATGGAGCGCCATCCAGTGGAGAGGACGAGGCACAGAAACAACTACAAGAGGATGAAGCCAAGACCAAACTTCTGGAACAGACCATCCTCAG aCTAGAACAGGAGATTGATGAGCTTGAAAGTGGCGTTCCTTTGAATAAAGGAGATAAACAGGGCAATGAAAAT GCACCTGATGGTCCAATGAAGG TTGAGAATGGCATACAGCAGCCCAGCCCTAATGCAGATCAAAACAGCAAGAAACAGATCACAGGCATTGAGGCAAAGCTGCAGTGCACCAACCCTGATGTAGCCATTGAGAACGCCAGCGCAGAGCATCCCGTCACCATGGTGTTCATGGGCTACAAGAATGTAGAGGATGAGGCCGAGACCAAGAAGGCACTGGGCATAGAGGAGacagtcaaagctgaatttgtgGTCATTGAGGATGGCGAGAACAAATGTGGAAACGAAGGAGCCAAGGAGGACCAGGCCCCACCGAACGGCAGTGCCTCCAGTCCTGACAAAGCTCAGGACGAGGCCAAGAAGGAGGAATCGAAAGAAGAGGGCAATTCAAAAGAAAAGCAGCCGTGCAAGTGCTGCACGGTCATGTGA
- the palm1b gene encoding paralemmin 1b isoform X1 — protein sequence MSEALSQEERLRAISEKRKRDAEIENKRRQLEDDRRQLQHLKSKALRERWLLDGAPSSGEDEAQKQLQEDEAKTKLLEQTILRLEQEIDELESGVPLNKGDKQGNENAPDGPMKAVENGIQQPSPNADQNSKKQITGIEAKLQCTNPDVAIENASAEHPVTMVFMGYKNVEDEAETKKALGIEETVKAEFVVIEDGENKCGNEGAKEDQAPPNGSASSPDKAQDEAKKEESKEEGNSKEKQPCKCCTVM from the exons ATGTCGGAAGCTTTGTCACAGGAAGAAAGACTTCGGGCCATTTCT GAGAAGAGAAAGAGGGATGCTGAGATTGAGAACAAAAGAAGACAACTGGAGGATGACCGTAGACAACTCCAGCATCTCAAG TCAAAGGCATTGAGAGAGAGATGGCTGTTGGATGGAGCGCCATCCAGTGGAGAGGACGAGGCACAGAAACAACTACAAGAGGATGAAGCCAAGACCAAACTTCTGGAACAGACCATCCTCAG aCTAGAACAGGAGATTGATGAGCTTGAAAGTGGCGTTCCTTTGAATAAAGGAGATAAACAGGGCAATGAAAAT GCACCTGATGGTCCAATGAAGG CAGTTGAGAATGGCATACAGCAGCCCAGCCCTAATGCAGATCAAAACAGCAAGAAACAGATCACAGGCATTGAGGCAAAGCTGCAGTGCACCAACCCTGATGTAGCCATTGAGAACGCCAGCGCAGAGCATCCCGTCACCATGGTGTTCATGGGCTACAAGAATGTAGAGGATGAGGCCGAGACCAAGAAGGCACTGGGCATAGAGGAGacagtcaaagctgaatttgtgGTCATTGAGGATGGCGAGAACAAATGTGGAAACGAAGGAGCCAAGGAGGACCAGGCCCCACCGAACGGCAGTGCCTCCAGTCCTGACAAAGCTCAGGACGAGGCCAAGAAGGAGGAATCGAAAGAAGAGGGCAATTCAAAAGAAAAGCAGCCGTGCAAGTGCTGCACGGTCATGTGA